One genomic segment of Hymenobacter psoromatis includes these proteins:
- a CDS encoding SDR family oxidoreductase, whose amino-acid sequence MAAAPLTATFYQTIFDLTGQTVLLTGGYGHLGRAIAAGLLAHGARVVVLGRSGEKFTAAFGESPENLHFIFCDVAETASVQAAFRQSFDQFGPPGVLINNAYYSRGQQPDALPDADFALGLDGSVGTAYRCLREVLPYLREAGGGKIINVASMYGVVAPDFGAYADAPQFLNPPHYGAGKAAMIQLTKYFASYLGPEHIQVNCVSPGAFPADKVRENAEFEGELRQRIPLGRVGEPQDLAGAFVFLSSKAADFVTGHNLVVDGGWTIR is encoded by the coding sequence ATGGCCGCCGCGCCCCTAACCGCCACTTTTTACCAAACCATATTTGACCTTACCGGTCAGACCGTGCTGCTGACGGGCGGCTACGGGCACCTGGGCCGGGCCATTGCGGCGGGCCTGCTGGCCCACGGGGCGCGGGTGGTCGTGCTGGGCCGCAGCGGCGAAAAGTTTACCGCTGCTTTCGGAGAGAGCCCTGAAAATCTGCATTTCATTTTTTGCGACGTGGCTGAAACGGCTTCGGTGCAAGCGGCTTTTCGGCAAAGCTTCGACCAGTTTGGGCCGCCGGGCGTGCTTATTAATAACGCCTATTACAGCCGGGGGCAGCAGCCCGATGCGCTGCCCGATGCCGATTTCGCGCTGGGCCTCGATGGCTCAGTGGGTACCGCCTATCGCTGCCTGCGCGAGGTGCTACCCTACCTGCGGGAGGCGGGCGGCGGCAAAATCATCAATGTGGCCTCCATGTACGGCGTAGTCGCGCCAGACTTTGGAGCCTATGCTGACGCGCCGCAGTTTCTGAACCCGCCGCACTACGGGGCCGGCAAGGCAGCGATGATTCAGCTAACCAAGTACTTCGCTTCATACCTGGGGCCGGAGCATATTCAAGTTAATTGCGTATCGCCGGGAGCCTTTCCAGCCGACAAGGTGCGGGAGAACGCAGAGTTTGAGGGCGAGCTGCGGCAGCGCATTCCGCTGGGCCGGGTGGGTGAGCCGCAGGATTTGGCTGGGGCCTTCGTGTTTCTCAGCTCCAAAGCCGCGGACTTCGTGACTGGCCACAACCTAGTGGTGGATGGCGGCTGGACAATTCGGTAG
- the pseC gene encoding UDP-4-amino-4,6-dideoxy-N-acetyl-beta-L-altrosamine transaminase yields MQTLPYGRQHVTDEDVAAVVAALRSDFLTQGPRVAEFEEKFAAYVGAKYAVAVSNGTAALHLCALTLNVQPGQRVITTPITFAASANCVRYCGGEVHFADIDPATGLIDLQAVRHLLEAHPKEYFTGLIPVDFAGLAVDMAAARALADEFGLWLIEDACHAPGGFFVDSQRVEQQCGSGQLANLAIFSFHPVKHIATGEGGMVTTNDEALYQRLRRLRTHGIEREATGLLRQDEGGWYMEMQELGYNYRISDINCALGLSQLARAETGLARRRALAAQYDAAFAALPGVEVLAPGRPGHAYHLYVVQVANRRGLYDFLRTKNILAQVHYVPVHRMPYYENLGWKFGDFPHAEAYYARCLSLPLYPTLTDEEQGYVIDCVREFVAHNPTL; encoded by the coding sequence ATGCAAACGCTACCCTATGGCCGCCAGCACGTTACGGACGAGGACGTAGCCGCCGTCGTGGCCGCGCTGCGCTCCGATTTCCTGACCCAGGGTCCGCGCGTGGCAGAGTTTGAGGAGAAATTCGCGGCCTATGTGGGGGCAAAGTATGCCGTGGCCGTGAGCAACGGTACGGCCGCCCTGCACCTGTGCGCGCTGACGCTGAACGTGCAGCCGGGCCAGCGCGTCATTACTACCCCTATCACCTTCGCCGCCTCGGCCAACTGCGTGCGCTACTGCGGCGGCGAAGTGCATTTCGCCGATATTGACCCGGCTACCGGACTAATTGACTTGCAAGCGGTTAGGCATCTGCTCGAAGCGCATCCAAAAGAGTATTTCACAGGCTTAATTCCGGTGGATTTTGCTGGGCTGGCCGTGGATATGGCGGCGGCGCGGGCGCTGGCCGACGAGTTTGGCCTCTGGCTGATTGAGGATGCCTGCCACGCGCCGGGTGGCTTTTTTGTGGATAGCCAGCGCGTTGAGCAGCAGTGCGGTAGCGGGCAGTTGGCTAATTTAGCCATTTTCAGCTTTCACCCCGTCAAGCACATCGCCACTGGCGAGGGCGGCATGGTGACCACCAACGACGAGGCCTTGTACCAGCGCCTGCGCCGGCTGCGCACCCACGGCATTGAGCGCGAAGCCACCGGCCTGTTGCGCCAGGACGAGGGCGGCTGGTACATGGAAATGCAGGAGCTGGGCTACAACTACCGCATTTCAGATATTAATTGTGCGCTAGGTCTCAGCCAGCTGGCCCGCGCCGAGACCGGCCTGGCGCGCCGCCGCGCACTGGCCGCGCAGTACGATGCCGCCTTTGCGGCGCTGCCGGGCGTGGAGGTGCTGGCCCCCGGCCGGCCGGGCCACGCCTACCACCTCTACGTGGTGCAGGTGGCCAACCGGCGCGGGCTCTACGACTTTTTACGCACCAAAAATATCCTGGCGCAGGTGCACTACGTGCCCGTGCACCGCATGCCATACTACGAAAACCTGGGCTGGAAATTCGGCGATTTTCCGCACGCCGAGGCGTATTACGCCCGCTGCCTCAGCCTGCCGCTCTACCCTACCCTCACCGACGAGGAGCAAGGCTACGTAATTGACTGCGTGCGCGAGTTCGTGGCGCACAATCCCACTTTGTGA
- a CDS encoding aldo/keto reductase yields the protein MNAAPTPTQLRELTGRLALGTAQFGLAYGLNNEAGQPTPAAVAEVLAAARAAGLTLLDTAAAYGNSEARLGEILKEDSGFEIITKLPAGPPAEVVWHLAASLARLRRSRLYGVLFHAFGPLQAEPTAWRALQAARAAGQVGRIGVSLYHPHEAEWLLAEGWDVDLVQVPYNVLDQRFTAVLPRLAAWGVEVHVRSAFLQGLLLREPAALPSFFQSLAAKLTRLRALTAGAGVPLPAALLLFAAGAPGVARAVIGVDSVANLHENLAAAAYLAAAEKLRPVLTELAEDSDTFILPYAWPPRP from the coding sequence GTGAATGCGGCCCCTACCCCCACTCAACTGCGCGAGCTGACTGGCCGGCTGGCCTTGGGCACGGCGCAGTTTGGCCTGGCCTACGGCCTTAATAATGAGGCCGGCCAGCCCACCCCGGCGGCCGTGGCCGAGGTGCTGGCGGCCGCCCGCGCCGCCGGGCTCACCCTGCTCGACACGGCCGCCGCCTACGGCAATAGTGAGGCGCGGCTAGGGGAAATTCTGAAAGAAGACAGTGGCTTTGAGATAATTACCAAGCTACCCGCCGGACCGCCGGCCGAGGTAGTATGGCACTTGGCCGCGTCGTTGGCCCGGCTGCGACGGAGCCGGTTGTATGGCGTCTTGTTCCATGCTTTCGGGCCGCTGCAAGCCGAGCCGACGGCCTGGCGGGCACTGCAAGCGGCGCGAGCGGCGGGGCAGGTAGGGCGCATCGGCGTGTCGCTCTACCACCCGCACGAGGCCGAATGGCTGCTGGCCGAAGGCTGGGATGTGGACCTGGTGCAAGTACCGTATAACGTGCTTGACCAGCGCTTTACGGCGGTATTGCCCCGGCTGGCGGCGTGGGGCGTGGAAGTGCACGTGCGGTCGGCATTTTTGCAAGGCTTATTGTTGCGCGAGCCGGCGGCGCTACCCTCCTTTTTCCAGTCGTTGGCCGCCAAGCTGACGCGGCTGCGCGCGCTGACGGCTGGGGCGGGCGTGCCACTGCCGGCGGCACTGCTGCTATTTGCAGCTGGCGCGCCGGGCGTGGCGCGGGCGGTGATTGGGGTTGATTCGGTGGCTAATTTGCACGAGAATCTGGCCGCCGCCGCGTACCTGGCCGCCGCCGAAAAGCTGCGTCCGGTCCTGACCGAGCTGGCGGAAGATTCCGACACCTTTATTCTGCCCTACGCATGGCCGCCGCGCCCCTAA
- a CDS encoding cytidylyltransferase domain-containing protein, translated as MTIALIQARLGSSRLPGKSRLPLPLSATTDEHTLLGHVVARARQAASITQIVVATSTAPPDAELAALAGRLGVGVFRGSETDVLSRFAGALETALPATTVVRLTGDNPAIDPAFLDAAVAHHLATGADYTHTSGLPLGTNMEVLSATALRRAHAEARQPDEREHVTPYLRRHPELFRLETLALAVEPTVAALRLTVDYPSDYAFLSLLFMQLGSNFSLTDPAGLPALLARYPWLAAVNANNVQR; from the coding sequence ATGACCATCGCGCTCATTCAAGCCCGGCTGGGGTCGTCGCGGCTGCCGGGCAAATCGCGGCTACCCCTACCCCTCTCGGCCACTACTGATGAGCACACGCTGCTGGGCCACGTGGTAGCACGGGCGCGGCAGGCGGCTTCTATCACCCAAATCGTGGTGGCTACCTCTACTGCGCCACCAGATGCGGAGTTGGCCGCGCTAGCCGGCCGGCTGGGGGTAGGCGTGTTTCGGGGCTCGGAAACTGACGTGCTGAGCCGCTTCGCAGGGGCTTTGGAAACGGCGCTGCCGGCTACCACCGTGGTGCGCCTCACGGGGGATAATCCGGCCATTGACCCGGCGTTTTTGGATGCAGCTGTGGCCCATCACCTAGCCACTGGGGCCGACTATACCCACACTAGCGGCCTGCCATTAGGCACTAATATGGAGGTGCTTAGCGCCACCGCGTTGCGCCGCGCCCACGCCGAAGCCCGACAGCCCGACGAGCGCGAGCACGTGACGCCCTACCTACGCCGCCACCCCGAGTTGTTCCGCCTCGAAACCCTGGCGCTGGCTGTGGAGCCCACCGTCGCGGCGCTGCGCCTCACCGTGGATTACCCAAGCGACTACGCTTTTTTAAGCCTGCTGTTTATGCAGCTGGGGAGCAATTTTTCGCTCACCGACCCGGCCGGGCTGCCCGCGCTGCTGGCCCGCTACCCCTGGTTGGCGGCCGTGAACGCGAATAACGTGCAACGGTAA